A region of Phormidium ambiguum IAM M-71 DNA encodes the following proteins:
- a CDS encoding filamentous hemagglutinin N-terminal domain-containing protein has product MAEKTSAQIVPDHTLPVNSRVNLENNTFIIEGGTASGNNLFHSFREFSVPTNSTAYFNNATTIQNIFTRIIGSSISNIDGLIKANGSANLFVINPNGIIFGANAKLNIGGSFLASTANSFVFRDGSQFSAINPQSPPLLTVNVPIGLQFGTTPGEIIVQGTGHNLIIDNREAIIRDSRPDGLKVESGNTLALVGGNVTIEGGNITTIGGRVEIWSVANNQLSIANSNGRLSIKNEQDTNSYGNIQLNNAASIDVSGDGGELQLQGRQIAIVNGSTIFAVIEGIEQGRTLVINAAESLQIDGGTTTNDNQLFRSSLLSQSFGEGKAHDLIIETGQLIINGGQAAAFTFGSGKAGNLTIRARELVRLTDISTESGFVGGLFSQVKPEATGDGGDLTIETKRLIVRDGAQISTINVGEGKGGKLSIRAAESVEVIGSSADGVFASGLYTQSEGSKDSGDLIIETNQLIVQEGAQIATSTFGAGKAGNLIINAVDSVEVSGNSAGFSSSIVSQVIPQFEDEQIFPATGSGGNLSITTKRLLVADGVISASTFSEGQGGTVTINATNTVEIRGIALFNGDEIPSGLFATTESSGSGGNLTINTRRLIVQDGGQIAASTLSEGAGGTVTVNAAEFVQLNGIGKSAEGEVIRTEEGDIIRSGLFARTRLEGSGAAGSVEVNTPNLTVNNGATITVSSRLGSEDAAAGNLRVNANNIRLQNGIITAETNAGNFGNVDLVSRNIQLRDNSNITTSATGTGGNIGINTDILIALENSDITANSEDSRGGQININAQGIYRQGFIGTDVAREGSDRTSDITATSQLGPQFDGVVNLQTPDVDPTQSLINLPQIAVAPILQNLCAVEAGNEEFSEFVDVGRGGLPPNPREMVNLLTSANVPDPKEIVEAQGWVKDAKGIIHLVVQTSNVTPHSPQVSLSICNSRNVSGN; this is encoded by the coding sequence TTGGCTGAGAAAACATCTGCACAAATTGTCCCCGACCATACCTTACCTGTCAATTCTAGGGTCAACTTAGAGAATAATACTTTCATTATTGAAGGTGGAACTGCTTCAGGTAACAACCTGTTCCACAGTTTCCGTGAATTTTCTGTACCTACCAATAGCACAGCTTACTTTAATAACGCTACTACAATCCAAAATATATTTACTCGCATAATTGGTAGTTCAATCTCTAATATTGATGGCTTAATCAAGGCTAATGGTAGCGCAAATTTATTTGTAATAAATCCTAACGGAATTATTTTTGGTGCAAATGCCAAACTGAACATTGGTGGCTCATTTTTAGCCAGTACAGCCAATAGCTTTGTATTTCGAGATGGTAGCCAGTTCAGTGCTATTAATCCTCAATCTCCACCTTTATTAACAGTAAATGTACCAATTGGATTGCAATTTGGAACAACACCAGGAGAAATTATTGTCCAAGGAACAGGTCATAATTTAATCATCGATAATAGGGAAGCAATAATTAGAGATAGTAGACCAGATGGTTTGAAAGTGGAATCAGGAAATACCCTAGCTTTAGTAGGTGGTAATGTAACTATTGAAGGGGGAAATATTACTACCATTGGAGGAAGAGTTGAAATTTGGTCAGTAGCTAATAACCAATTATCAATAGCGAACAGTAATGGAAGACTGAGCATTAAAAATGAGCAAGATACTAACAGTTATGGAAACATCCAACTTAATAATGCAGCATCAATAGATGTAAGCGGTGATGGTGGAGAACTTCAACTACAAGGAAGGCAAATTGCTATAGTTAATGGTTCGACAATTTTCGCTGTAATTGAAGGCATAGAACAAGGAAGAACTTTAGTTATCAATGCTGCTGAATCTTTGCAAATTGATGGCGGTACAACTACAAATGATAATCAATTATTTCGCAGTAGTTTACTTAGTCAAAGCTTTGGTGAAGGGAAAGCTCATGATTTAATTATTGAGACTGGACAACTGATTATAAATGGCGGACAGGCAGCTGCTTTTACCTTTGGTAGTGGGAAAGCTGGGAATCTTACTATTCGTGCTAGAGAGTTAGTAAGATTAACAGACATTTCAACAGAAAGTGGATTTGTCGGTGGTTTATTTTCTCAAGTTAAACCTGAAGCAACAGGAGATGGAGGAGATTTAACCATCGAAACTAAAAGGCTAATTGTTCGGGATGGCGCACAGATATCTACTATCAATGTAGGTGAAGGTAAGGGAGGAAAACTGAGTATTCGTGCCGCGGAGTCTGTAGAAGTAATTGGCAGTTCAGCTGATGGTGTGTTCGCTAGTGGTTTATATACACAGTCAGAAGGTAGTAAAGATAGCGGTGATTTGATAATAGAAACAAATCAATTAATTGTTCAGGAAGGAGCACAGATAGCTACCTCTACCTTTGGCGCTGGAAAAGCGGGAAACTTAATAATTAATGCTGTTGATTCGGTAGAAGTAAGTGGAAATAGTGCAGGTTTTTCTAGTAGTATAGTCAGCCAAGTAATACCTCAATTTGAAGATGAACAAATTTTTCCAGCTACAGGAAGTGGAGGAAATTTGAGTATTACAACTAAACGATTATTAGTAGCAGACGGAGTAATATCTGCGTCTACTTTTAGCGAAGGTCAAGGAGGAACAGTAACAATAAATGCAACTAATACTGTGGAAATTAGAGGAATAGCATTATTCAACGGAGATGAGATTCCTAGCGGTTTGTTTGCTACAACTGAAAGTTCTGGTAGTGGAGGAAATTTAACAATTAATACTAGACGATTAATTGTACAAGATGGAGGACAAATAGCCGCTTCTACTTTAAGCGAAGGTGCGGGGGGAACAGTAACAGTAAATGCTGCTGAATTTGTGCAATTAAATGGTATAGGAAAGTCAGCAGAGGGTGAAGTTATTCGCACGGAAGAAGGGGATATTATTCGCAGTGGTTTATTTGCCAGAACTCGTCTAGAAGGTTCTGGTGCAGCGGGAAGTGTAGAGGTAAATACACCGAATTTAACTGTGAATAATGGTGCTACGATTACTGTTAGTAGTAGGTTGGGTTCGGAAGATGCGGCGGCGGGAAATTTGCGGGTAAATGCTAATAACATTAGGTTGCAAAATGGCATCATTACTGCGGAAACAAATGCTGGTAACTTCGGTAATGTTGACTTAGTTTCAAGGAATATTCAGTTAAGAGATAATAGCAATATAACTACTAGTGCTACTGGAACTGGAGGCAATATTGGGATTAATACAGATATTTTAATTGCTCTGGAAAATAGCGATATTACTGCTAATTCGGAAGATAGTAGAGGTGGTCAAATTAATATTAATGCACAGGGGATTTATCGTCAGGGATTTATTGGAACAGACGTTGCTAGAGAAGGTAGCGATCGCACTAGTGATATTACAGCAACTTCGCAACTTGGCCCGCAATTTGATGGTGTTGTTAACCTACAAACACCAGATGTCGATCCTACTCAAAGTTTAATTAATTTACCACAGATTGCTGTAGCTCCGATTTTACAAAATTTGTGTGCAGTAGAGGCAGGAAATGAAGAATTTAGTGAATTTGTTGATGTGGGACGTGGTGGTTTACCTCCTAATCCTAGAGAAATGGTTAATCTTTTAACGTCTGCAAATGTGCCTGATCCAAAAGAAATTGTGGAAGCTCAAGGTTGGGTGAAGGATGCAAAGGGTATCATACATTTGGTTGTACAAACTTCTAATGTTACGCCTCATAGTCCCCAGGTAAGTTTATCTATTTGTAATTCTAGAAATGTTTCTGGGAATTGA
- a CDS encoding CHAT domain-containing protein: MARKSHSLLRLYRTFKRWLSWLLIATVCAFLCIVRSPTLANTPNLQNTQPQEITNNLLKKAEHLQASGYYRRACVTLLESLSLPAQECKVLMRDESSSLVTERLANLSNSPGNTAVLVNLGNVLRVVGALKNSEAVLQKSLVISRSLQSNSELSTTLVSLGNTQVALGKREENYNNQKTAQTAYTDALKYYQEAIATSNTLLVNLQAKLNLLNLLTETSVTASIEDLPRQIQLQIDRLPVAKEVTYARLDLARSLTCLKLQHLKIETKSEYLPPIARICSHSNNTLPEFDTYSWQDIAQQLAIGIQQSKTFSDSRIESYALGQLGELYEITQQWSNAQILTEQALRLAQSIQAWDIAYRWQWQLGRLKIKGQQDITNALKNYTAAFDTLQILRKDLRVLAPDVQFNFRDEIEPVYRELVDLLLQAAETDNQENLIKARNVIESLQLAELNNFFREYCLTTKPQQIDLIDPNAAVIYPVILPNRLEVIVSLPDKSLLHHAINVSEEEVNETVVKFQKILVNPLNSIQTFKTASQKLYDWLLKPVEDNLEMEYSQEKSQIKTLVFVLDGALRNIPIASLYNGKNYLVERYAIALAPSLQLLDPKTLAPEQMYALIGGLVDAPSFKKDGFDFNTLQNVSYELNEISKQLPKIRELPQEKFNLNNIQNQVSSSNFSIVHLATHGKFSSNPDETFILAWDEQIKVKELDKLLRQQNQPQSEPIELLVLSACQTAQGDNRAALGLAGVAVRAGARSTIASLWQVNDASTANLMSLFYQNYKKPQVTKAEALRQAQLTLLRDYPDTDYTKPYYWAAFVIIGNWF, translated from the coding sequence ATGGCAAGAAAATCGCACTCGTTATTAAGATTATATCGAACTTTTAAAAGGTGGTTAAGTTGGTTATTAATTGCTACGGTTTGTGCTTTTTTGTGTATAGTGCGATCGCCAACTCTTGCAAATACTCCTAACCTACAAAATACTCAACCCCAAGAAATCACAAACAATTTATTAAAAAAAGCCGAACATTTACAAGCATCAGGTTATTATCGTCGCGCTTGCGTAACTTTATTAGAATCTTTAAGTCTTCCTGCACAGGAATGCAAGGTATTAATGCGCGACGAAAGTTCTTCCTTGGTGACAGAAAGATTGGCAAATTTATCAAATTCCCCAGGTAATACTGCTGTATTAGTTAATTTAGGCAATGTTTTACGAGTAGTGGGTGCGCTGAAAAATTCCGAAGCAGTTTTGCAAAAAAGTTTAGTAATTTCTCGAAGTTTACAATCTAATTCAGAACTTAGTACTACTTTAGTTAGTTTAGGAAATACTCAAGTTGCTTTAGGGAAAAGAGAAGAGAATTATAATAATCAAAAGACAGCGCAAACAGCATATACAGATGCTTTAAAATACTATCAAGAGGCGATCGCCACATCCAACACCCTATTAGTCAATTTACAAGCAAAACTAAACTTACTGAACTTATTAACAGAAACTTCTGTAACAGCTAGTATTGAAGATTTACCAAGACAAATTCAACTACAAATAGATCGATTGCCAGTAGCAAAAGAAGTTACTTATGCACGCCTAGATTTGGCAAGAAGTTTAACTTGCTTGAAATTGCAACACTTGAAAATAGAAACTAAGTCTGAGTATTTACCACCGATCGCTAGAATATGTTCCCATTCAAACAATACTCTACCAGAATTCGATACTTATTCTTGGCAAGATATCGCTCAACAATTAGCTATAGGTATTCAACAATCTAAAACTTTCTCAGACTCGCGGATTGAATCTTATGCGTTAGGGCAATTAGGTGAATTATACGAAATAACTCAACAATGGTCAAATGCTCAAATATTAACTGAACAAGCTTTACGTTTAGCACAATCAATTCAAGCTTGGGATATTGCTTATCGTTGGCAATGGCAATTAGGTAGATTAAAAATTAAAGGACAACAAGATATTACTAATGCGCTAAAAAATTACACTGCTGCTTTTGATACATTGCAAATTTTACGCAAAGATTTAAGGGTACTTGCTCCCGATGTTCAATTTAATTTTCGTGATGAAATAGAACCCGTATATCGAGAATTAGTAGACTTATTATTGCAAGCTGCTGAGACTGATAATCAAGAAAATTTGATTAAAGCTAGAAATGTAATTGAATCCCTACAGTTAGCTGAACTTAATAATTTCTTTCGGGAATATTGTTTAACTACTAAACCGCAACAAATAGATTTAATCGATCCAAATGCTGCCGTTATTTATCCTGTAATTCTGCCAAATCGCTTAGAAGTGATTGTTTCTCTACCCGACAAATCTTTACTACATCATGCAATTAATGTATCTGAAGAAGAAGTTAATGAAACTGTAGTAAAATTTCAAAAGATATTAGTTAATCCACTTAATAGTATACAAACATTTAAAACCGCATCTCAAAAGTTATATGATTGGTTGCTTAAACCTGTAGAAGATAATTTAGAAATGGAGTATAGTCAGGAAAAAAGTCAGATTAAAACCTTAGTTTTCGTGCTTGATGGTGCGCTTCGCAATATTCCCATAGCATCTCTTTATAATGGAAAGAATTATTTAGTTGAAAGATATGCGATCGCACTTGCTCCCAGTTTACAACTTTTAGACCCTAAAACTTTAGCACCAGAACAGATGTATGCTTTAATTGGTGGATTGGTAGATGCACCAAGTTTTAAGAAAGACGGTTTTGATTTTAATACCTTGCAAAACGTTAGTTATGAATTAAACGAAATTAGTAAACAATTACCTAAAATTAGAGAATTACCCCAAGAAAAATTCAATTTAAATAATATCCAAAATCAAGTTAGTTCATCTAATTTTTCTATAGTTCACTTAGCAACGCATGGAAAATTCAGTTCCAATCCTGATGAAACTTTTATTTTAGCTTGGGATGAACAAATTAAAGTCAAAGAATTAGATAAGTTACTGCGACAGCAAAATCAACCTCAATCTGAACCAATTGAATTATTAGTTTTAAGTGCTTGTCAAACTGCACAAGGAGACAACCGTGCTGCTTTGGGATTAGCTGGTGTTGCTGTGCGTGCAGGAGCACGTAGTACGATCGCAAGTTTATGGCAAGTCAATGATGCTTCTACTGCTAATTTGATGTCGCTCTTTTATCAAAATTACAAGAAACCACAAGTGACAAAAGCAGAAGCATTAAGACAAGCTCAACTTACACTATTAAGGGACTACCCTGATACTGATTATACCAAACCTTATTATTGGGCAGCTTTTGTAATTATTGGGAATTGGTTTTAA
- a CDS encoding DUF928 domain-containing protein — MLNKQTFLIIISLFSLIIYPPQLIAQSTSDNSEIRFIPRRLNQVNPPAANRGSPPTNGGPGSRGDCLAKNLPLIRLVGFNDLEFTVSDRPTIWVYLPYTSAEATSGEFALQEGEVDIYRTSFTLPATPGVVSVTLPSTVKLLEIGKKYRWYFNINCSSEQTANQATTPAFVTGRIQKIALNSEVENQLKAAKTPLDRISIYAKNGIWYDTINELAFLRLQEPQNQEAANIWNQLLKSESVGLGEIANEKIIGNIKTNSQ; from the coding sequence ATGTTGAATAAACAAACATTCTTAATAATTATATCCCTATTTAGTTTAATTATTTACCCTCCTCAATTAATTGCACAATCTACCTCTGATAATTCAGAAATTCGCTTTATTCCTCGCAGATTGAATCAAGTAAATCCCCCGGCAGCAAATAGAGGTAGTCCACCAACCAATGGAGGGCCTGGTAGTCGCGGTGATTGTTTAGCGAAAAACTTGCCTTTAATTCGTTTAGTAGGTTTCAATGATTTAGAATTTACAGTTAGCGATCGACCTACCATTTGGGTTTATTTGCCTTACACTTCCGCAGAAGCTACTTCAGGAGAATTTGCTTTACAGGAAGGCGAAGTAGATATTTATCGTACTTCTTTTACATTACCAGCAACACCAGGAGTCGTGAGCGTTACTCTACCATCGACAGTAAAACTATTAGAAATTGGCAAAAAATATCGTTGGTATTTTAATATTAACTGCTCTTCCGAACAAACAGCTAATCAAGCAACTACTCCTGCTTTTGTCACTGGAAGAATACAAAAAATAGCACTTAATTCAGAAGTTGAAAATCAATTAAAAGCAGCAAAAACACCTTTAGATCGTATTTCCATATATGCCAAAAATGGTATTTGGTACGATACTATTAACGAATTAGCTTTCTTACGTTTACAAGAACCGCAAAATCAGGAAGCAGCGAATATATGGAATCAGCTTTTAAAAAGCGAATCTGTCGGATTGGGAGAAATTGCCAATGAAAAGATTATTGGTAATATTAAAACCAATTCCCAATAA